cggcgcggcagcagctggttatattacactgaacgacctgttaTACccagcttttgcacatctatctgcaaatgccctttaaaactaaaagtgttcttatttttttatcaaacagGGAGGGCGCGCGGGTCCTGGATGTGGGGGCCGGTATTGGGGGTCCCTCTCGGTACCTTGCGCACAAATCCAAGTGTCACGTGACCGCCTCTGAACTGCTTCCCGACAACCACCGCGTGGGGCAAGACCTGACGTCACGCTGTGGCATGACGGGAAGCGTGAAGCACGTGTGCGGTGACATCATCACTACAGAACTGGGTACGGGTCAGGTTGTGTTTTTCCTGGTCGTctcttttgtatgtttttcacttATTTGTGACTTTCACCGATTGTAAGTACAGCCGCCTGACATAGACAGCAAAAGCTGTTTGAAACAAATACTTATCAGTGAATGAGATTATAGAACAGTACCTGTTAGGCGACTTCTAGCATCATTGAACTAAATAAACGGGACCTCCGGAAAATAAATGATATGATCCAGGCTTCTAAAATATTCGAATTAAGATATCTTACAAATGACAAAAAACAGAAAACGAATCTGAACAAGTGATTTTTTTTCGATATAAGGTATTTGAGTGTATCCTATGTATTTGTTATCCAAAAGTTTCTTTGGTTAGGCTaccttttatttgtttgatgttGATATATATGTCTGGGGTTTTCCTCATATCGCATTAAAAGGCGCCAGTATAGGCGACATGTCTCGCTTCAAACTtcgtttgaaataaaatgacgCCTGAAGACTATTGACCTTGAATGACCTTGCAGGTGACCAGGAGTTTGATCACGTGATGAGCATCCAGGCCATTTACTATGTGGAGGACAAGCCCCGGCTGTTCCGTCAGTTGTACGACTCCCTGAAACCCGGAGGAACCATGTAAGTGCTTTTTATGTATCTATCCACTGAGATTTACCACATTCGctgaaggattgacataacaggtgactatcaccgtGTCAAGATGTCAAAATGGACGGAGACAATACTGTACgttttgatccactcaaacGTGTCCGGGGTTTGGCTTacttcaaacacgggacctccatgtaACGTTCTATCAGAGGGACGGCCCTacccgaagctaggtactcatttcagACTGTCTGAAGTTTTAACTTCAAAGAaaatcgtgtaaagtgtctCTATAAGGGCCTCTTTCTCACCCCAAACGCCCCATGTAAGTGCATTTTAATGAGCTAAGATGGATGCAGTGTGACCTCCTATGGATCATATGATATGGGTTTCTTTCCCATTCCTATGTCCTGTCCGAGGGTTATGGGACTAAATATCTTTACCGTCTTTCTCTACTTTACAGCTGTTTTGAGGAGTTCTGCCGCCTGAAGGATGTTGAGAACTCTGACGAGCAGGCGGCGCTGGACTTCTTCCTGCTGTGCGTCAACACCATGCCGACTCACGGGGACTACAGGCAGCTTCTGGAGGACGCTGGGTTTCAAGTCACGGTCAGGCTTTTCCCACATTATAAAACTCCCCTCTCATCTTTCTCTTGCTTTTGTACCCGCTCCCTCCACCTCCGTTCTGGAGGACGCCGGGTCTGAAGTCACGGTAACGCTTTTCTCGTTATACTTCATTCCGAGGGGCTGATGTATTGTTTTCGTCTCTTTCTGTTAAGCTTGCTACCGTATTCTAGCTCTCTCGCGCTCCCTCTTTCCCCCTCTCAATCTCTCTCCCCCATATCTAGATCTTATTctctgtatgtacatacatgtctctAAAAgtatctgtgtatgtatgtaattcCAAAGGACTGAAGTGTCTTTCTCTCACTCCACTTTTTCTCGTTCTCTGGGTGTCTGCGTGAGTTTCTGTAATGCGGTTCACCGTCTCTATGTTCTGTCAGAAGATGACAGACTTCGCCCCTTCGCCAATACTGCTATTTCGGACCATCGGTCTAGTCTGAGCATGTATGTAAAAGGTTATTTTCGGCATCGTAGACAGAGACAGACtggcagacagacaaatagaTCGACAGACAAGCCATTTTGATAAGATTCAGTCAATTTAAAGGTCGATGAAAGTTTCACAATCAGATGAACGATTTCCGTCTTTTGAGTCTCTACAACTTGGTCCGGATGCTTCAAGACATAGATGAGTAGATTTTGGCATTTATTGACTAAAATCTTGCTTCTGCAGGTCCACGACATTTCCGACACGTACAGCGAGTACACGCACGGGCGCTGGGAGAACTGGGACCAGCAGCGCGACAAGTACGTGCGGCTGTACGGGGAGGACATGGTGGACGGCTGGCTCAAGTTCATCGTCACCGCCAAGAAGCTGTGCAACGAGTTCGGgctggtgggaggggggcgcttcGTCGCGCGTAAAGTCTGAAGATCAATTTGAAGATGGTTCTTTGATGATAATAAAAACTACCTCCACCAATATGGTTATGTTTTCTTAGCGTACTTTGTAGCGGGTGTTTTCGTTTTTTGGTATAACCCCATACATAATGGGTGTGAAGACAAATTTGAATAAGGTTCTACTCGTCTAGCTTTGATGCTAACTACCCCCACCAAGAGGGTTATGTTTTCGAAGCGTAGCACTACTATGTAGCGggtgtttgtgtttttattcaCCATCACCCCAGAAATTATGGATGAAAAGACCAATGGGTGGGTTGATGATATAACTATTTTTGGTGGTGAACAGGCTCTTGTGCTTAGGAAGAAGTGATATAAGATTTTAAAACAGGAGTCAAATATGTGAAGActtcattttattttctttgattatCTTGTCTCATTGTATGATATAATATGGCAGCTACATATCATTACGACcctccctcccaacatctgcttggagacttatGTACTAATAAAACGGGCACTATATTTGGGATAGACATCAAATGTTTGAAACGAagatttctgtttattttgccATTGGtccatgcatacatgtatattagtaGGTGAAGCTTTGCTAGTTTATTTTTTCTCAATTATTGATATGTTTTATTTGTGTGCAAAGCTAAGCTTTGAAAGCATGTTTTGGCGAAACGTTACGCGATGAAACTTTGGGTCCACGTAAACGAACGTAGAAGCCTTTCTGTAAAACTTTCGTTAGCCACGGAAGCAGGTGTACCCAGACGAGACGTCCTCCTTGCAGTTCCAGCCGGGACCGCAAGACGCCGCAGTGCAGAGGTCGCCAGAGAATGCCCTCCCAGCAGGCACTGCATCAAAagtaaaacagaacaaaattgCTCATAAGCTGCTTCGCGATTTAAACTGCGCACGCTCAATGAGAtacattgtgggtaatataCATACCGAAGTTGAATGGCCATTAGACATAAATGAAACACGTCAGTACTTGCATTAAGAATGGTCTAGACAAAAGATGT
The sequence above is drawn from the Branchiostoma floridae strain S238N-H82 chromosome 4, Bfl_VNyyK, whole genome shotgun sequence genome and encodes:
- the LOC118414685 gene encoding phosphoethanolamine N-methyltransferase 1-like, which translates into the protein MSKEDHKLRQRIRYRHVEKIYKDLEELGYHDNDPLKVTDLITLDQWHYFGTEPVDAAMKLLDIREGARVLDVGAGIGGPSRYLAHKSKCHVTASELLPDNHRVGQDLTSRCGMTGSVKHVCGDIITTELGDQEFDHVMSIQAIYYVEDKPRLFRQLYDSLKPGGTICFEEFCRLKDVENSDEQAALDFFLLCVNTMPTHGDYRQLLEDAGFQVTVHDISDTYSEYTHGRWENWDQQRDKYVRLYGEDMVDGWLKFIVTAKKLCNEFGLVGGGRFVARKV